The uncultured Desulfuromonas sp. genome has a segment encoding these proteins:
- the prfB gene encoding peptide chain release factor 2 (programmed frameshift): MFREEIERINHVSEKLTELRGYLDIPTKQERISELEAEIADPEFWNQGDRAQELLKERTTLQKLVDGWTSASQTVEDLEVLVELGAESEDEATRDEVRELLPDLERQVDKMEFARMLSGEHDASNAILSINAGAGGTEAQDWADMLLRMYLRFCDIKGFKTKITDYQPGDDAGVKSVTFTVEGDYAYGWLRPEMGIHRLVRISPFDAASKRHTSFCSVFVFPELDDSIEVELLDKDMKVDTFRASGAGGQHINKTDSAIRITHIPTGIVVACQDQRSQHNNKAEAIRQLKARLYELERQKKEEEANALSGDKKEIGWGSQIRSYVLHPYRMVKDHRTGFEVGNTDSVLDGHIEGFIEAYLLANSQ, encoded by the exons ATGTTTCGCGAAGAAATAGAACGGATTAATCACGTTTCCGAAAAGCTCACCGAGCTGAGGGGGTATCTT GACATTCCCACCAAGCAGGAACGGATCAGTGAGCTGGAAGCGGAAATTGCCGATCCTGAGTTCTGGAATCAGGGGGATCGTGCCCAGGAACTGTTAAAAGAGCGCACTACGCTGCAAAAGCTGGTGGATGGCTGGACTTCGGCATCGCAAACTGTTGAAGATCTTGAAGTGTTGGTCGAGCTGGGCGCTGAAAGCGAGGATGAAGCGACCCGCGATGAAGTGCGCGAATTGCTGCCCGACCTGGAACGCCAGGTGGACAAGATGGAGTTTGCCCGCATGCTGTCGGGCGAGCATGACGCCAGTAATGCGATTTTAAGTATCAATGCCGGAGCCGGCGGCACCGAGGCCCAGGATTGGGCGGACATGCTGTTGCGCATGTACTTGCGTTTTTGTGACATCAAAGGGTTTAAAACCAAGATTACCGATTACCAGCCGGGCGATGATGCCGGGGTGAAGAGTGTCACCTTCACCGTTGAGGGCGATTATGCCTACGGCTGGCTGCGTCCGGAGATGGGCATCCACCGTTTGGTGCGCATTTCACCGTTTGATGCGGCCTCCAAGCGCCATACCTCGTTTTGCTCGGTGTTTGTCTTCCCCGAGCTGGACGACAGTATTGAGGTGGAACTGCTCGACAAGGATATGAAGGTCGATACTTTCCGTGCCAGTGGTGCCGGTGGTCAGCATATCAATAAGACCGACTCGGCGATTCGTATTACCCATATCCCGACGGGGATTGTCGTGGCCTGTCAGGATCAGCGCTCGCAACACAACAATAAAGCGGAAGCGATTCGTCAGCTCAAAGCGCGCCTCTATGAGTTGGAGCGGCAGAAAAAAGAGGAAGAGGCCAACGCCCTGTCCGGTGATAAGAAAGAGATTGGCTGGGGCAGCCAGATTCGCTCGTATGTGTTGCATCCATACCGGATGGTCAAGGACCATCGTACCGGGTTTGAGGTGGGCAATACCGATTCCGTGCTTGACGGCCATATTGAAGGATTTATCGAAGCCTATCTGCTGGCCAACAGCCAATAG
- the bamA gene encoding outer membrane protein assembly factor BamA codes for MAVVICLWAGIAIAADNVRTVSDVRIDGINRVDIASVEAVLTSKAGQPLDEDRVDEDLRAIYALGHFKDVEASVEQQGEVVTLVYRVDERPLVRSIKLNGIKELKRSKVRGALTMRTPSILHPQALQESIAAIRQTYIDEGFYAVDVTTRVDTSSRNEATVYFDIVEGTKVTIDDITFEGNEVFSDRKLRGFMQTKEWWIFSWITSGGTYNEAMLENDRELIKDAYFNEGYIRVKVKPPLITLSDDRDEMDIHIEIDEGRQYYLGDMAVKGDLLEDEATLLGLLKFKAGDVFSREQLRKDIKRLNDYYADHGYAYVNVSPVTLINNEQRTVDVTFEIEQGVQVHIGRINIGGNTKTRDKVIRREMVLVEGDLYSASRLEASRKRINNLGFFSEVNVDTVESGAEELMDVQVDVKEQSTGTFSIGFGYSSTDGFIGQGSVSQDNFLGKAWRLNLAGSFGGDSTTYQLGLLDPYFLDKNLALGFDVYRTDREWDEYSREATGGKIKLGIPITYATRTFFIYKFEQKDIYDVDTLASYYIREQEGSSTLSSIYASLSTNTTDYRPDPSSGFMSEVSVEFAGLGGTEKFIKTILDHRHFVPIKWGIVFSAHGQVGFVHKIGGEDIPVDERFFLGGINTMRGFENREIGPREPALEYYTDDDGNYVLNDDGSYATRESSTEYDYIGGVKEAFCNLELIFPLLKDAGLKGVVFFDIGNTWDQGEEFMSDLRYSTGLGIRWNSPLGPLRLEWGYNLDPEEYEDDSQFDFSIGKFF; via the coding sequence ATGGCGGTAGTGATCTGCCTGTGGGCCGGTATCGCGATTGCGGCTGATAACGTTCGCACCGTGTCGGACGTGAGGATTGACGGGATCAATCGGGTGGATATCGCCAGTGTTGAGGCGGTTTTGACCAGCAAAGCCGGCCAGCCGCTCGATGAAGATCGTGTTGACGAAGATCTCCGCGCCATTTACGCCTTGGGGCATTTTAAAGATGTTGAGGCCTCTGTTGAGCAGCAGGGTGAGGTTGTCACCCTGGTTTATCGGGTGGATGAGCGGCCGCTGGTCCGTTCCATCAAACTCAACGGCATCAAGGAGCTCAAACGTTCCAAAGTGCGTGGTGCTTTGACCATGCGCACCCCGAGCATCCTTCATCCTCAAGCACTCCAGGAAAGTATCGCCGCCATTCGACAGACCTATATTGATGAAGGCTTTTACGCCGTGGACGTCACAACGCGTGTTGATACCTCTTCACGCAACGAGGCGACGGTCTATTTCGATATCGTTGAGGGAACCAAGGTCACCATTGACGACATTACCTTTGAAGGCAATGAGGTTTTTTCCGATCGTAAGCTGCGCGGCTTTATGCAGACCAAAGAGTGGTGGATCTTCTCCTGGATTACCAGTGGGGGGACTTATAATGAAGCAATGCTGGAAAATGATCGTGAGTTGATCAAAGACGCCTATTTTAACGAAGGTTATATCCGGGTCAAGGTCAAGCCACCGTTGATTACCCTGTCGGATGATCGCGATGAAATGGATATTCATATTGAGATCGATGAGGGCCGGCAATATTATCTCGGTGATATGGCAGTCAAAGGAGATCTGCTTGAAGATGAAGCGACCCTGCTCGGGCTGTTGAAGTTCAAGGCCGGCGACGTGTTCAGCCGTGAGCAACTGCGCAAGGATATCAAACGCCTTAACGACTATTACGCGGATCACGGTTATGCCTATGTCAACGTTTCTCCGGTGACGCTGATTAACAATGAACAACGCACGGTCGATGTCACTTTTGAAATCGAGCAAGGCGTTCAGGTGCACATCGGGCGGATCAACATTGGTGGCAACACCAAAACCCGTGATAAAGTTATTCGTCGGGAAATGGTGCTTGTCGAGGGCGATCTCTACAGTGCCTCACGTCTTGAAGCCAGCCGTAAACGCATCAACAACCTGGGCTTCTTCAGTGAGGTCAATGTGGATACTGTTGAGTCGGGTGCTGAAGAACTGATGGATGTCCAGGTGGATGTCAAAGAACAATCCACCGGAACCTTCAGTATCGGTTTTGGCTATTCATCCACGGATGGTTTTATCGGTCAGGGCTCGGTCAGTCAGGATAATTTCCTCGGCAAAGCGTGGCGTCTGAATCTGGCCGGGTCGTTTGGCGGTGATTCGACCACCTATCAACTGGGCCTGCTTGATCCGTATTTTCTCGATAAGAACCTGGCGTTGGGTTTTGACGTGTACCGGACCGATCGGGAGTGGGATGAATATTCCCGTGAAGCTACCGGTGGAAAAATCAAGCTGGGTATTCCCATCACCTATGCTACCCGTACCTTCTTCATCTACAAGTTTGAGCAAAAAGATATTTATGACGTTGATACGCTGGCGTCCTATTATATCCGTGAGCAGGAGGGCAGTTCGACGCTGTCTTCGATCTATGCCTCATTGTCGACCAACACGACTGATTACCGTCCCGATCCTTCCAGCGGTTTCATGTCGGAAGTGTCGGTGGAATTTGCCGGTCTCGGCGGCACGGAGAAATTTATCAAAACCATTCTTGATCATCGTCACTTTGTTCCGATCAAATGGGGCATTGTTTTCTCTGCCCATGGACAGGTTGGTTTCGTTCATAAGATCGGTGGCGAGGATATCCCGGTGGATGAGCGCTTCTTTCTTGGTGGCATCAATACCATGCGCGGTTTTGAAAATCGTGAAATCGGTCCACGTGAACCGGCACTTGAGTATTATACCGACGATGATGGTAATTATGTGCTCAACGACGATGGTTCTTATGCGACGCGTGAATCCTCGACGGAATATGATTACATCGGTGGGGTGAAAGAGGCGTTCTGTAACCTGGAACTGATCTTCCCGCTGCTGAAAGATGCCGGGCTCAAAGGGGTGGTCTTTTTTGATATCGGCAATACCTGGGATCAGGGCGAGGAGTTCATGTCCGATTTGCGCTACAGCACCGGTTTGGGGATTCGCTGGAACAGCCCGTTGGGACCGTTGCGCCTGGAATGGGGCTACAACCTCGATCCCGAGGAGTACGAAGACGATTCACAGTTTGATTTCTCGATTGGTAAGTTTTTCTAA
- the lnt gene encoding apolipoprotein N-acyltransferase — protein sequence MNNRWLQRVAPPLSGLLMALAFPLAGQGWLAWLALVPLFVVMPSRPWRSGFSAGVVFFAVTLYWLNLVMTVYGQLPWLLSIVAYLLLAAYLALFWAATCWCSVRIQHALHVPLPLVMAVCWVALEYVRNWLLTGFPWGNIGYSQIDCLWVVQSADLFGVYGLVAMLVAVNALIADVIRRSMAGHAWPWRSVGVVGLLLLGQLGYGHWRVAKTGPGQEAFRVGLVQGSIDQAVKWNPTHLQHTLDRYLQLSNQAQDPDLLVWPESATPFFYQNGGTRAYQVRSVPRDQHAYLLFGSPSYVRQQDHDEIAYLNSAYLLSPQAQLLGRSDKVHLVPFGEYVPLWGMFGLVEKLAEGIGDFVPGQLQPLSMNGHQLGVLICYEAIFPELAQKLVARGAQVLVNITNDAWFGDSSAPWQHLDMARMRAVENNVWLLRSANTGVSALIDPCGRVVAQSRLFEPALVEGTAYFQQGGSLYTRTGDSLPRLLGIVVLVWLWQSRKKKL from the coding sequence ATGAATAATCGCTGGCTGCAGCGCGTGGCGCCACCGCTTTCCGGCCTGTTGATGGCCCTGGCTTTTCCATTGGCCGGGCAGGGCTGGTTGGCGTGGCTGGCGCTGGTCCCGCTGTTTGTCGTAATGCCTTCTCGGCCCTGGCGCTCAGGATTCAGCGCCGGGGTTGTTTTTTTTGCGGTGACGCTGTACTGGCTGAATCTGGTCATGACGGTTTATGGCCAGTTGCCGTGGCTGTTGTCCATTGTCGCCTATCTGTTGCTGGCCGCTTATCTGGCGCTGTTCTGGGCCGCCACCTGTTGGTGCAGTGTGCGCATTCAACACGCTCTTCATGTGCCGCTGCCGTTGGTGATGGCGGTGTGCTGGGTGGCTTTGGAGTATGTGCGCAATTGGCTGCTGACCGGGTTTCCCTGGGGCAATATCGGCTATTCGCAAATTGATTGTCTGTGGGTGGTGCAGAGCGCCGATCTGTTCGGCGTCTACGGACTTGTCGCCATGCTGGTAGCGGTCAATGCACTGATTGCCGACGTTATTCGCCGCAGCATGGCCGGACACGCCTGGCCCTGGCGCAGTGTGGGTGTCGTCGGTCTGCTGCTGCTCGGCCAATTGGGCTATGGCCACTGGCGGGTGGCCAAGACTGGACCAGGACAGGAGGCGTTTCGGGTCGGGCTGGTGCAGGGCAGTATCGATCAGGCGGTTAAATGGAACCCGACGCACCTGCAGCACACGTTGGATCGTTACCTTCAGCTCAGCAACCAGGCGCAAGATCCGGATTTGCTGGTGTGGCCGGAGAGTGCCACGCCGTTTTTTTACCAGAACGGCGGCACGCGGGCCTACCAGGTGCGTTCCGTGCCTCGCGATCAACACGCGTATCTGCTGTTCGGCAGCCCGAGTTATGTACGACAGCAGGACCATGACGAAATAGCCTACCTTAACAGCGCCTACCTGCTCTCTCCCCAGGCGCAATTGTTGGGGCGCAGTGACAAGGTTCATCTGGTGCCGTTTGGTGAGTATGTTCCGCTGTGGGGGATGTTTGGCCTGGTTGAAAAGTTGGCCGAAGGGATTGGCGACTTTGTTCCCGGCCAGTTACAGCCCCTGTCCATGAATGGTCACCAGCTCGGTGTGTTGATCTGTTATGAGGCGATTTTCCCCGAACTGGCGCAAAAACTGGTGGCACGTGGTGCCCAAGTGCTGGTGAATATCACCAATGATGCCTGGTTTGGTGATTCTTCAGCACCGTGGCAACATTTGGATATGGCGCGGATGCGCGCCGTGGAGAACAATGTCTGGTTGCTGCGCAGCGCCAATACCGGTGTCAGCGCCCTGATCGATCCGTGTGGCCGGGTGGTGGCGCAATCGCGCCTGTTTGAGCCGGCTTTGGTTGAGGGGACGGCTTATTTTCAACAGGGGGGTAGCCTTTATACCCGTACAGGTGATAGTCTACCGCGTTTACTCGGCATTGTCGTGTTGGTGTGGTTGTGGCAGTCGCGTAAAAAAAAGTTGTGA
- a CDS encoding hemolysin family protein, giving the protein MDTTPEIRRSWLQRLLGITHHVTSEEHLQELIHASEEGGIINAEEGEMFSSIFEFGETIVREVMIPRTEMRSCPVDASLDTFIEMVLKFGHSRIPVYEETIDRIVGLVYAKDLLKFWGQPSHEISLRDLMRKPYFVPETKRIEELLQEFRTQRMHIAIAIDEYGGTSGLITLEDLIEEIIGDIKDEYDLDDNQLVEECPGTIVVDARLSLDELEDYYDLPEFERDQFDSVGGLLLHRLGYVPKPGEEVMVEPLKMVVLQSDERMIQRIRVIREEPLTEQLDE; this is encoded by the coding sequence ATGGACACCACACCGGAAATACGCCGCAGCTGGTTACAGCGTTTGCTCGGCATCACGCACCATGTAACCTCTGAAGAGCATCTTCAGGAATTGATTCATGCTTCGGAAGAGGGCGGCATTATCAACGCTGAAGAAGGCGAGATGTTCAGTTCCATCTTCGAATTCGGTGAAACCATCGTCCGCGAGGTGATGATTCCGCGCACGGAAATGCGCAGCTGCCCGGTGGATGCCAGCCTCGATACGTTTATTGAGATGGTCTTGAAGTTCGGTCACTCGCGCATTCCGGTGTACGAAGAAACCATCGACCGTATCGTCGGTTTGGTCTATGCCAAAGACCTGCTCAAATTCTGGGGGCAGCCTTCCCACGAAATTTCGTTGCGTGATCTGATGCGTAAACCCTATTTCGTTCCGGAGACCAAACGCATCGAAGAGTTGTTGCAGGAGTTCCGTACACAGCGGATGCATATTGCCATTGCTATTGACGAATATGGCGGCACCTCCGGTCTGATTACCCTGGAAGACCTGATTGAAGAGATTATCGGCGACATCAAGGATGAGTACGATCTTGATGATAACCAGTTGGTTGAGGAATGTCCGGGCACCATTGTCGTCGATGCGCGTCTGAGTCTGGACGAACTGGAAGATTACTACGATCTGCCCGAATTTGAGCGCGACCAGTTCGACTCGGTGGGCGGCTTGTTACTACATCGCCTCGGTTATGTGCCCAAACCGGGCGAAGAGGTGATGGTTGAACCACTGAAAATGGTGGTGTTGCAAAGTGATGAACGGATGATTCAGCGGATTCGGGTAATTCGTGAAGAACCCCTTACGGAACAACTGGATGAATAA
- a CDS encoding ABC transporter ATP-binding protein has product MEDTVDVLLEARHIRKSFDTGQGTLTVLRDVNLSIVAQERVAVVGASGSGKTTLMHILGTLDRPSDGQCFFNGVDLFSLSAAQLDAFRNATLGFVFQFHQLLPEFTALENVMMPALIHGEKRAAAQQSAEDLLGQVGLHHRLQHKPGQLSGGEQQRVAIARALVQKPQLLIADEPTGNLDSATSEEIYALLEQLHRDHQLTLVMVTHNRELASRMDRTVQICDGTLLGERE; this is encoded by the coding sequence ATGGAAGACACGGTGGACGTGTTACTGGAAGCGCGACATATTCGTAAATCTTTTGATACCGGTCAGGGAACCCTGACGGTGTTGCGTGACGTCAATCTGTCGATTGTTGCTCAGGAACGGGTTGCCGTGGTGGGCGCATCAGGATCGGGGAAAACAACCCTGATGCATATTCTCGGCACGTTGGATCGTCCCAGTGACGGGCAGTGTTTTTTTAACGGGGTTGACCTGTTCTCGTTGTCTGCGGCGCAGCTCGATGCGTTTCGCAATGCGACACTCGGTTTTGTCTTTCAGTTTCATCAGTTGTTACCGGAATTTACGGCACTGGAAAATGTCATGATGCCGGCGCTGATTCATGGCGAAAAGCGGGCGGCGGCGCAACAGAGTGCCGAAGATTTACTTGGTCAGGTGGGACTGCATCACCGGCTGCAGCATAAACCCGGCCAGCTTTCCGGTGGCGAGCAGCAGCGTGTGGCGATTGCCCGGGCGCTGGTGCAGAAACCGCAACTGCTGATTGCCGATGAGCCGACCGGCAATCTCGATTCGGCAACGTCGGAAGAGATTTATGCGCTACTTGAGCAGTTGCACCGTGATCATCAGTTAACGTTGGTCATGGTCACCCATAACCGCGAGCTGGCGTCACGCATGGATCGAACCGTGCAGATCTGTGATGGGACATTGCTTGGGGAACGGGAATAA
- the ybeY gene encoding rRNA maturation RNase YbeY, producing the protein MIYIENQQQNHDIPITTFKTAARTILNALECPEDTELSVVIVDDEQIQEINRDYLQRDKPTNVISFAQQEGEGAGICPELLGDVVISADTAARDAAEAGVPFFSEMSFLLIHGILHLLGYDHERGTQEQAAEMEAKERELFAVLKQAFPEMMTEGIK; encoded by the coding sequence ATGATCTACATCGAGAACCAACAGCAGAACCACGACATCCCGATAACAACGTTCAAAACGGCAGCCAGGACGATCTTAAACGCCTTGGAATGTCCTGAAGACACCGAATTGTCAGTGGTGATCGTTGATGACGAGCAGATTCAGGAGATTAATCGTGATTATCTGCAACGCGACAAGCCGACCAATGTGATCTCCTTTGCCCAGCAAGAGGGGGAAGGGGCCGGAATCTGTCCGGAGCTGCTCGGTGATGTGGTGATCTCGGCGGATACGGCGGCACGGGATGCCGCCGAGGCTGGGGTCCCTTTTTTTAGTGAAATGAGTTTTCTGCTCATCCACGGGATTCTTCACCTGCTCGGTTACGACCACGAGCGAGGTACGCAAGAGCAGGCCGCGGAAATGGAAGCCAAGGAACGGGAACTGTTTGCCGTGCTCAAACAGGCGTTTCCCGAAATGATGACTGAGGGGATTAAATAG
- a CDS encoding lipoprotein-releasing ABC transporter permease subunit → MGYEWFISLRYLRARRKQTFISVISFISVTGVTLGVAALILVLAIMTGFHDGVRQQILGNVPHVTVQSQSGTVSDWRQLVETIRSTSSSVISAEPYVVKEAMLLAHGNVAAANLKGVSPDNRVLSQAFFTRDNQPITTVLYDENRTQPGIVIAADTAALLGVSLGDRINVIPPDFTLTPFGLIPKIKPFDVVGIARARGGFLDTYYAYISLEQAQHFIGEANKVSGIEVEVARFDDAQPLAEALRSDLGYPYSIRSWQEMFGSFLAALKLEKLGLFIVLGIIVLVAAFNIATTLIMVVMEKHKDIAILRSMGATSRSILKIFVFEGLLIGTSGTALGTGLGLTLALNADAMISWLERQLHVTIFDKTVYGMDHFPSQVESADVIAVVVVAMAICLVATVYPALRAAKLDPAESLRYE, encoded by the coding sequence ATGGGCTATGAATGGTTTATCAGCCTGCGCTATCTGCGTGCGCGGCGCAAGCAAACCTTCATTTCGGTCATCTCGTTTATCTCCGTGACCGGTGTGACCCTTGGTGTCGCTGCGCTGATTCTGGTGCTGGCGATCATGACCGGGTTTCATGACGGTGTGCGTCAGCAGATTCTCGGCAATGTGCCACACGTGACGGTGCAGAGCCAGAGTGGCACCGTCAGTGACTGGCGGCAATTGGTCGAGACCATCCGTTCTACGTCGTCTTCGGTGATTTCTGCCGAGCCCTATGTGGTGAAAGAAGCCATGTTGCTTGCTCACGGCAACGTAGCTGCTGCCAACCTCAAAGGGGTTTCTCCTGACAATCGTGTGTTGTCCCAGGCGTTTTTTACCCGGGATAATCAGCCGATCACCACTGTCTTGTATGATGAAAACCGCACCCAACCCGGCATTGTTATCGCCGCAGATACGGCGGCACTGCTCGGCGTGTCTTTGGGCGACCGCATCAATGTGATCCCGCCGGATTTTACCCTGACGCCGTTTGGATTGATCCCCAAAATAAAACCCTTTGATGTGGTGGGTATTGCCCGTGCACGCGGTGGTTTCCTCGATACCTATTATGCCTATATTTCCCTGGAACAGGCGCAGCACTTTATTGGTGAAGCTAATAAAGTCAGTGGCATAGAAGTGGAAGTCGCCCGCTTTGACGATGCGCAGCCGTTGGCCGAAGCGCTGCGGTCCGACCTCGGTTATCCCTACAGTATCCGTTCATGGCAGGAGATGTTCGGCTCGTTTCTGGCGGCACTGAAGCTGGAAAAACTCGGCCTGTTCATTGTGTTGGGAATCATCGTGCTGGTGGCGGCGTTCAACATCGCCACAACACTGATTATGGTGGTGATGGAGAAACATAAGGACATCGCCATTTTGCGATCAATGGGCGCCACTTCGCGGAGTATCCTGAAAATTTTTGTCTTCGAAGGGTTGTTGATCGGCACCTCGGGAACAGCTTTAGGCACCGGTCTTGGCCTGACTCTGGCGCTCAATGCCGATGCCATGATCAGCTGGCTGGAGCGTCAACTTCATGTGACGATTTTTGACAAAACCGTCTATGGCATGGACCATTTCCCGTCTCAGGTGGAATCTGCGGATGTTATTGCTGTTGTCGTGGTGGCCATGGCGATTTGTCTGGTGGCGACAGTGTATCCGGCGTTGCGGGCCGCCAAGCTCGACCCGGCGGAATCGTTGCGTTACGAATAA
- the lysS gene encoding lysine--tRNA ligase, with product MEEINDLVAQRMAKADDLREQGTNPYANGFVVSHQNAQIHQAHAEDDAAALEGCEQEYVIAGRIMARRDFGKAAFIQVQDRTGRLQVYVGKNKIGDEQFAVFGKLDVGDIVGISGKPFRTKTDELSLRAESLTLLTKSLQPLPEKWHGLTDVETRYRQRYLDLIVNPEVGDVFKKRSQIISLMRAFMQERDYLEVETPMMQPVAGGATAKPFVTHHNTLKMDLFLRIAPELYLKRLVVGGFERVFEINRNFRNEGISIQHNPEFTMMEFYQAYATYHDLMDLTEEMIGSIAEKVCGSRVISYGGKDVDLTAPWDRLTVKEAIVKYGTISMEDLEDPEKALAYANSLGLEFEGAIGYGKLLTELFDEVAEPKLWNPTFVTEYPTEVSPLSRRNDERPEVVDRFELFVVGRELANAFSELNDPVDQKGRFEQQLVEKEAGDDEAHAMDEDYIRALEYGLPPTAGEGIGIDRLVMLLTDSASIRDVILFPQLRKETR from the coding sequence ATGGAAGAGATCAATGATTTAGTGGCCCAGCGCATGGCCAAAGCGGATGATCTACGCGAGCAGGGCACCAACCCTTACGCCAATGGGTTTGTTGTCAGCCACCAGAACGCGCAGATTCACCAGGCCCATGCCGAGGACGATGCGGCAGCTCTGGAAGGATGCGAACAGGAGTACGTGATTGCCGGGCGGATTATGGCCCGTCGCGATTTCGGCAAGGCGGCGTTTATCCAGGTGCAGGATCGTACCGGTCGTCTGCAGGTCTATGTCGGCAAGAACAAAATCGGTGATGAGCAGTTTGCCGTGTTCGGCAAGTTGGATGTCGGTGACATCGTCGGCATCAGCGGCAAGCCGTTTCGCACCAAGACCGATGAGCTGTCCCTGCGCGCCGAGAGCCTGACCCTGCTGACCAAATCATTGCAGCCTCTGCCGGAAAAATGGCACGGTCTCACCGATGTCGAAACCCGCTATCGTCAGCGCTACCTCGACCTGATCGTCAATCCCGAAGTGGGTGACGTGTTCAAAAAACGCAGCCAGATCATCAGCCTGATGCGTGCGTTTATGCAGGAGCGTGACTACCTTGAGGTGGAAACGCCGATGATGCAGCCGGTGGCCGGTGGCGCAACGGCCAAGCCGTTTGTCACCCATCACAACACCCTGAAGATGGATCTGTTCCTGCGTATCGCTCCTGAGCTTTATCTTAAGCGTCTGGTGGTCGGTGGTTTTGAACGGGTGTTCGAGATCAACCGCAACTTCCGCAACGAGGGGATCTCCATTCAGCATAACCCTGAATTTACCATGATGGAATTCTATCAGGCGTACGCCACCTATCATGATCTGATGGATCTGACCGAAGAGATGATTGGTTCCATTGCCGAGAAAGTGTGCGGCAGCCGGGTGATCAGTTACGGCGGTAAAGACGTCGATCTGACCGCGCCCTGGGATCGCCTTACCGTTAAGGAGGCGATTGTCAAATACGGGACGATCAGCATGGAAGACCTGGAAGACCCGGAGAAAGCACTGGCCTACGCCAATTCTCTTGGCCTTGAGTTTGAAGGCGCGATCGGTTACGGCAAGCTGCTCACCGAACTGTTTGATGAAGTGGCGGAGCCGAAATTGTGGAACCCCACCTTCGTCACCGAATATCCGACGGAAGTTTCGCCGCTGTCACGTCGTAACGATGAGCGCCCCGAAGTGGTGGATCGCTTTGAGTTGTTTGTCGTTGGCCGCGAACTGGCCAATGCCTTCTCGGAGCTCAACGACCCCGTCGATCAAAAAGGCCGTTTTGAGCAGCAACTGGTGGAAAAAGAAGCCGGTGACGATGAAGCGCACGCCATGGATGAGGATTATATCCGGGCACTGGAATACGGTTTGCCGCCGACCGCCGGTGAAGGGATCGGTATTGACCGTCTGGTGATGCTGCTGACGGATTCCGCTTCGATTCGCGACGTTATTCTGTTCCCGCAATTGCGTAAAGAGACCCGTTAA
- a CDS encoding OmpH family outer membrane protein, with protein sequence MKRIVIAVLMCLSLVATASAADVKLGYVDLQKALSTSAAGQAAKAKMDSEIKTIEDDVKKRESDLRALQESLQKQAALLSAEARQEKELDFKQQVKDHQRFVKDKQEEMRSKEMTYTQQILRDLGAQVVTLSQEKGITMMFEKSQLVYAIDAIDYTDALIKAYDAVYKDSHK encoded by the coding sequence ATGAAGCGTATTGTTATTGCTGTCCTGATGTGTCTGAGTCTGGTTGCCACGGCAAGTGCCGCGGATGTCAAGCTGGGCTACGTTGATCTGCAAAAGGCTCTGTCAACCTCGGCTGCCGGACAGGCCGCGAAAGCCAAAATGGACAGCGAGATCAAGACCATTGAAGATGATGTTAAAAAACGTGAGTCTGATCTGCGCGCCCTGCAGGAATCTCTGCAGAAACAGGCGGCACTGCTGAGTGCCGAAGCCCGTCAGGAAAAAGAACTCGATTTCAAACAACAGGTCAAAGATCACCAGCGGTTTGTTAAGGACAAACAGGAAGAGATGCGTAGCAAAGAGATGACCTACACGCAACAGATTCTGCGTGATCTCGGTGCCCAGGTCGTCACCCTGAGTCAGGAAAAAGGGATCACCATGATGTTTGAAAAAAGTCAGTTGGTGTATGCCATCGATGCCATTGATTATACCGATGCGTTGATCAAGGCCTATGATGCCGTCTATAAAGACAGTCATAAATAA